A region from the Fusarium musae strain F31 chromosome 1, whole genome shotgun sequence genome encodes:
- a CDS encoding hypothetical protein (EggNog:ENOG41), whose amino-acid sequence MRFTFETSALLALLPLALADSLTLYLPSNPNPFSIPANTHATLSSAGVHFSAPLSSANTHATLSSAGVHFSAPLSSANTFVFHNVTPGSYLADVHCPTDAFHPLRIDVQLAEDGEEGIVRAWETYRGNDWGNKGEVVQVKEGSKGRGFELRAIGGKNYFMERPQFSVFAILKNPMILMALVSLVLMVGMPKLMDSMDPEMRAEFEAQRKSSPLSAAMTGQSSGDNPLTNFDMAAYLAGSKPKESTPASSGGNGNTKNQGVRR is encoded by the exons ATGCGCTTCACCTTCGAAACCAGCGCTCTTCTCGCGCTCCTCCCCCTCGCTCTCGCCGACTCTTTGACCCTCTATCTCCCCTCCAACCCGAACCCCTTCAGCATCCCCGCCAACACGCACGCCACCCTCTCCTCCGCAGGCGTCCACTTCTCCGCGCCACTGTCCTCCGCCAACACGCACGCCACCCTCTCCTCCGCAGGCGTCCACTTCTCCGCGCCACTGTCCTCCGCCAACACTTTTGTCTTTCACAACGTCACGCCTGGCTCGTACCTTGCTGATGTTCACTGTCCGACTGATGCGTTTCATCCGTTGAGGATTGATGTTCAGCTTGCGGAGGATGGGGAGGAGGGAATCGTGAGGGCTTGGGAGACGTATCGGGGCAACGACTGGGGGAATAAGGGGGAGGTCGTGCAGGTGAAGGAGGGGAGTAAGGGGCGAGGCTTTGAGCTGCGGGCTATTGGGGGAAAGAATTACTTCATGGAGAGGCCGCAGT TCTCGGTCTTTGCTATCCTCAAGAACCCCATGATTCTTATGGCTCTCGTCAGTCTGGTTCTCATGGTGGGCATGCCGAAGCTCATGGACAGCA TGGACCCTGAAATGCGCGCCGAGTTCGAGGCCCAGCGAAAGAGCAGCCCCCTGAGCGCCGCCATGACCGGTCAGTCATCCGGTGACAATCCTCTTACCAACTTTGACATGGCTGCGTATCTCGCTGgttccaagcccaaggagaGCACCCCAGCCAGCAGCGGTGGTAACGGCAACACTAAGAATCAGGGCGTCAGACGGTAA
- a CDS encoding hypothetical protein (EggNog:ENOG41) produces MGGVVSAFSSSSGEDSVAARQALEKQLADREETIAVLEEDLSKKEKECTTVSKDAEDLREKIKELEAQSSLALDETHARIAILQEELKKGGDSSSEQLRSTKETAEKNAKELEEAKTSLTATEEKLKGLEQERQSIADELASLKAELAEAKEAREALEAALTKEIATLKTQISEAEEKHQTLTKAHSTLEEELAAASSAAEQGKQALTGSEDKFTTLQSSHAKLETDLAAAVTALDEQKKALAGSEEKYAALQETLDKLQEQSDSQIATAKKDLAEAQEKTNALQETHNKHKADSENELSELKKQLSELGDLQTKYAALEETNKSLEKELAELKEKVADLEKTNESLKSNSSSELVAAQKDAAEWKEKHGSLQSTHDGLSKDLETAKKDLAAAEEAQKKLTEDHTAALTKAQGDSSAELEKVKKEAADLEAKLKSTTDEHDALKKERDEQAEKLKTVTSDHETIQKKQEETEAKLEAATEERESVEKQLNEKTSKLAELEKEIEEAKAQAAKAEEDLKASQVEKKELEAKIADLESSAKNFQESESGLNAKLKEAEDKVKSLESDAAKAKETESSLKSKAEEAEAKAKETEASLKSKADEADAKVAALEADAKKAQDSESALKKQLEEAQAATESEKKSSADKTKSLEDELKELKEKFAKSEETAKKVEALEKEKADAVAKAESLQKEADEKTKTLEAEKKTAEEKAAALEKEKADAEEKTKTAQSAFSNALEKVKTIQGEKKEALEKVQALEAEVKELKEKSATTNGSSEA; encoded by the exons ATGGGCGGCGTTGTTTCTGCGTTCTCCAGTAGTAGCGGTGAAGACTCCGTCGCAGCGCGACAAGCTCTCGAGAAGCAACTTGCCGACAGGGAAGAAACCATCGCCGTCCTCGAGGAAGACCTctcaaagaaggagaaggaatgTACAACAGTATCCAAAGATGCTGAGGATTTGAGGGAaaagatcaaggagcttgaggctcaGTCTTCTCTTGCCCTTGATGAGACTCACGCCCGTATCGCCATCTTGCAGgaagagttgaagaagggcGGTGACTCTTCCTCCGAGCAGCTCCGATCTACCAAGGAgactgctgagaagaatgccaaggagctcgaggAAGCTAAGACCAGCCTGACTGCTACCgaagagaagctcaagggtcTGGAGCAGGAAAGGCAATCCATTGCCGATGAGCTCGCCAGCCTCAAGGCAGAGCTtgctgaggccaaggaggccCGCGAGGCCCTCGAGGCTGCTCTCACCAAGGAGATTGCTACTCTTAAGACACAGATCTCCGAGGCCGAGGAGAAGCATCAGACTCTTACCAAGGCCCACAGCACActtgaggaagagcttgctgCCGCTTCCAGCGCCGCCGAGCAAGGCAAGCAGGCTCTGACCGGTTCCGAAGACAAATTCACCACTCTGCAGTCCAGCCACGCCAAGCTCGAGACCGACCTGGCCGCCGCCGTCACTGCCCTCGacgagcagaagaaggcctTGGCTGGTTCCGAGGAGAAGTACGCCGCTCTCCAAGAGACACTCGACAAACTCCAGGAGCAGTCCGACTCCCAGATCGCTACTGCCAAGAAGGACCTCGCCGAGGCTCAAGAGAAGACAAATGCTCTCCAAGAAACACACAACAAGCACAAGGCCGACTCTGAGAACGAGTTGTCCgaactcaagaagcagctctCTGAGCTTGGTGACCTCCAGACAAAGTACGCTGCTCTTGAGGAGACCAACAAGTCTCTTGAGAAGGAGCTtgctgagctcaaggagaaggttgCTGACCTCGAGAAGACCAACGAGTCTCTCAAGAGTAACTCTTCTTCTGAGCTTGTCGCAGCTCAAAAGGATGCTGCTGAGTGGAAGGAAAAGCATGGTTCTCTTCAGTCTACCCATGATGGTTTGTCCAAGGACCTTGAGACTGCTAAGAAGGATCTTGCTGCTGCCGAGGAGGCTCAGAAGAAGCTTACTGAGGACCACACCGCTGCCTTGACCAAGGCTCAGGGTGACTCATCTGCTGAACTggaaaaggtcaagaaggaggctgccGACCTTGaagccaagctcaagtctACTACCGACGAGCATGACGCCCTCAAGAAGGAACGTGATGAGCAAGCTGAGAAGCTTAAGACCGTCACCAGCGACCACGAGACAatccagaagaagcaggaggAGACTGAGGCTAAGCTCGAGGCTGCCACTGAGGAGCGCGAGTCTGTCGAGAAGCAGCTCAACGAGAAGACATCAAAGCTTGccgagctcgagaaggaaattgaggaggccaaggcccaggctgccaaggccgAGGAAGACCTGAAGGCATCCCAGGTC gagaagaaggagcttgaggccaAGATCGCCGATCTTGAGTCCAGCGCTAAGAACTTCCAGGAGTCTGAGTCTGGTTTGAacgccaagctcaaggaggctgaggacaaggtcaagagccttgaaTCCGATGCCGCCAAGGCTAAGGAGACTGAATCTTCATTGAAGTCCAAGGCCGAAGAGGCCGAGGCTaaggccaaggagactgAAGCGTCGCTGAAGTCTAAGgctgatgaggctgatgctAAGGTTGCTGCTCTCGAGGCTGATGCAAAGAAGGCTCAAGATTCCGAGTCtgctctcaagaagcagctcgagGAAGCTCAGGCTGCTACCGAATCCGAGAAAAAGTCTTCCGCTGATAAGACCAAGTCCCTTGAGGACGAACTCAAGGAGCTTAAGGAGAAGTTTGCCAAATCTGAGGAGACTGCTAAGAAGGTcgaagctcttgagaaggagaaggccgATGCCGTTGCCAAGGCCGAGTCTCTGCAGAAGGAGGCAGAtgaaaagaccaagaccctggaggccgagaagaagaccgccgaggagaaggctgctgctctggagaaggagaaggccgacgccgaggagaagacaaagacagcaCAGTCAGCCTTCAGCAACGCccttgagaaggtcaagaccatccagggcgagaagaaggaggctctCGAGAAGGTCCAGGCCCTCGAGGCCgaggtcaaggagctcaaggagaagagtgCCACCACCAACGGCTCATCTGAGGCTTGA
- a CDS encoding hypothetical protein (EggNog:ENOG41), giving the protein MTEASPAPAAPPMQHQHQHQQPQPPPSPSPSQPTSVSETAPTPSLPSISSPSAQSASLPAVLAAATAVASVSVHSLAQNPDELPPLRQPSPTSPAHYTFEQHQQQQQHHHPHHNLHPVTPPLRKDTCSSISTQATSATLASTETNNTSYSADTSPNLHQSIFSIKDGTDVSNNRRTSRRRTGPLSQQSRERAALIRKLGACIDCRRRRVACHPSHHNMTWEDVVTKFHRSHSPTIQDIAPSLAAAGRPLSPAPAIANVQALFHDSQEMDIDSSTPGSNLPGRPPLSDTRIRTPLPSGPRLEKSLSLPGIESFKNDLQSNVGRMLSTPSRDRYSSVQVLFLFWQDDEEVPIIQTAVRELAEVFDKYYRYNFQVQAIPSSSDGCKSSWRWLSRALNEFVEDRDERDMLKIVYYAGHTYLDGNREMVLASSRNPEQASTIRWGGIQQTLEEACADTLIIMDAAYYPSSRMVRQQGVLELLAASVSEEHYYDLDRCAFTRALAEQLRVRAARLSPLSAAELHANLFSQYAKMVQDKYPEKEVLTSFPSPLHMMMSGNSRLPSIFLSPVYQNSPTRGSFSSYENSPQLHLSIRLDDDNVDLESWNEWLRLMPEGIRDVKVEGPFRATFR; this is encoded by the exons ATGACCGAggcttctccagctcctgcTGCTCCGCCCatgcaacaccaacaccaacaccaacagccgCAACCTCCAccgtctccatctccatcgcaGCCGACCTCTGTATCCGAAACCGCTCCGACGCCATCCCTACCTTCAATTTCGTCGCCCTCCGCTCAGTCTGCTTCGCTGCCTGCTGTTCTCGCCGCTGCAACAGCTGTCGCATCAGTCTCCGTCCACTCACTTGCGCAAAATCCAGATGAGCTTCCCCCGCTCCGCCAACCGTCGCCGACCTCGCCGGCGCATTATACGTTcgaacaacaccaacagcagcagcagcaccatcATCCTCACCACAACCTCCACCCAGTTACGCCGCCGCTGAGGAAGGACACAtgctcctccatctcaactCAGGCCACTAGCGCTACCTTGGCCTCCACAGAGACCAATAACACATCGTACAGTGCCGACACCTCTCCTAACCTGCACCAGTCCATTTTCTCTATAAAGGATGGCACCGACGTCTCTAACAACCGCCGCACGAGCAGGAGACGGACCGGGCCCCTTTCTCAGCAGTCCAGAGAACGCGCTGCACTCATTCGAAAGCTGGGTGCATGCATCGACTGTAGGAGGCGACGAGTCGCT TGCCACCCCAGTCATCATAATATGACATGGGAAGACGTCGTAACCAAGTTTCATCGCTCGCATAGCCCGACTATTCAGGATATTGCACCTTCCCTCGCCGCTGCCGGCCGACCGCTGAGCCCCGCCCCCGCGATTGCCAATGTCCAGGCCTTGTTCCACGATTCTCAGGAGATGGATATCGATTCCAGTACTCCTGGCTCTAACCTGCCCGGGCGCCCTCCGTTAAGCGACACTCGAATTCGTACTCCTTTGCCCTCAGGCCCTCGCCTCGAGAAGTCCCTGTCTTTACCTGGCAtcgagagcttcaagaacgaTCTACAATCCAATGTGGGGCGTATGCTTTCCACTCCCAGTCGGGATCGATACAGTTCCGTGCAGGTTCTGTTCCTATTTTGgcaagacgacgaagaggtcCCAATAATTCAGACCGCAGTCCGGGAGCTCGCTGAGGTTTTTGATAAGTATTATCGCTACAACTTCCAAGTTCAAGCTATCCCGTCGTCCTCTGACGGCTGCAAAAGCTCATGGAGGTGGCTATCAAGGGCGCTCAACGAGTTTGTTGAGGACCGCGATGAACGTGATATGTTGAAAATAGTCTATTACGCAGGACATACATACCTCGATGGCAACCGTGAGATGGTCCTGGCAAG CTCGCGAAATCCAGAACAAGCCTCAACAATCCGGTGGGGTGGTATACAGCAAACTCTCGAAGAGGCTTGTGCCGATACGTTGATCATTATGGATGCTGCATACTACCCATCTTCCAGAATGGTTCGACAACAGGGCGTCCTGGAACTGCTTGCAGCTTCGGTATCAGAAGAGCATTATTACGATCTTGATCGCTGTGCATTCACTCGGGCTCTTGCTGAACAACTGCGAGTCCGGGCAGCACGCTTGAGTCCTCTTTCGGCTGCCGAGTTGCATGCGAATTTGTTCTCTCAGTACGCCAAAATGGTCCAAGACAAGTATCCAGAGAAAGAAGTATTGACCAGTTTCCCCTCACCGCTACACATGATGATGTCGGGCAACTCGAGGCTTCCGTCTATCTTTCTTTCTCCAGTGTACCAGAACAGCCCCACGCGAGGAAGTTTCTCTTCGTACGAGAACAGTCCCCAATTACACTTGTCTATTCGACTGGACGATGACAACGTCGACCTCGAGAGCTGGAATGAATGGCTGCGACTGATGCCGGAAGGTATCAGGGATGTCAAGGTCGAAGGGCCTTTCCGAGCTACATTTAGATGA